The genomic segment GGGAAGTACCAGCCATGGCCATGCCCGTATCGACGGCCCGACCCCGTGCCCTCATGACGGTGCTCGTACTCGCGGGAATCACCGCATCGCTCACCCAGACCCTGGTGGTGCCCCTGCTGGGCCAGCTACCGCAGATCCTGCACACCAGTACGTCGAACGCCACCTGGGTGGTCACCGTGACGCTGCTGGTCAGCGCGGTCACCAATCCCGTCGCGGGGCGGCTGGGCGATCTGTACGGCAAACGCCGGATCCTGCTCATCTCCGTGGCCCTGCTGATCGCGGGCGCGGTGGTCTGCGCACTGGCGAGTTCGCTGGTGCCGATGATCATCGGCCGCAGCCTGCAGGGCATGGGTTCGGGCATCGTCGCGCTCGGGATCAGCGCGTTGCGCGATCTGCTGCCGCCCGAGCGGGTCGGCTCGGCGATCGCCCTGATCAGCTCCTCGCTCGGCGTCGGCGCGGCCCTGGGCCTGCCGATCGCGGCGACGGTGATGGAGAACAGCAACTGGCGCGTATTGTTCTGGGGCCTCGCGGGTTTGGCCGCGCTGATCGGCATCCTCATCGTCTTCATGGTCCCGGCCACCGATACCGGCGATCCCGAGGGCCGGTTCGACCCGCTCGGCGCGGTCGGGCTGGGTATCGGGCTGGTCACGCTGCTGCTGGCCGTCTCCAAGGGCGCCGCCTGGGGCTGGACCAGCGGCTCCATCCTGACGCTGATCGTGGTGGGCCTCGGATCGCTGGTGCTGTGGGGCTGGTGGGAGCTGCGCAGCCGCTATCCGCTGGTCGACCTGCGCACCACCGCCCGTCCCCAGGTGCTGCTGACCAACGCCGCCTCCTTCGTGGTCGCGATGGGCATGTACGCCCAGGCACTGCTGATCCCGCAGCTACTGCAGCTGCCGCTGGACACCGGATACGGCCTGGGCCAGTCGATGATGACGATGGGTCTGTGGATGGCGCCCAACGGCCTCACGATGGTGCTGATGTCGCCGGTGAGCGCGCGGCTGTCGGCCGCACGCGGGCCCAAGACGACCCTGCTGGTCGGCTGCCTGATCATCGCGACCGGATACGCGGCCTCCACGGTGATGCTCGCGCACACCTGGACGCTGCTGATCGTCACCATGATCATCTACACCGGTGTGGCCTTCTCCTACGGCGCCATGCCCGCGCTGATCATGGCGGCGGTGCCGCATTCGGAAACGGCCGCGGCCAACGGTTTCAACACCCTCATGCGGGCCGCGGGCACCTCGGTCTCGGCGGCGGTGGTCGGCGCGGTGCTGTCCCAGATGACCCGGAACTACCACGGCCACAGCATCCCCACCTCCGCGGGATTCCACACCGGGCTGCTGATCGGCTGCGGCGTGGCCATAATGGCCGCCGTCATCACCGCCACCATCCCGATCCGCAGCCGGCTCGCCGATGCCGAGCCGGAACCCGAACCCGTCGTGCCCGCGCCGGCCGCGCTGCGCGTGGACGGCTGAGCCGGATTCAGGCGGGCATCCGCGGCCACGGATAGAACGCCAGGTGCAGCAGGAGGAGCACCAGCAGCGCCAGGAGTACCGCGGCCAGCGGATGCGCCCGGCGCTCCAGATAGCCGATCGTGCGGAACAGGGTGGGGAACGGCACTTCTCGCGCCCGGAACGCCGCCAGCAGACTCGGCACGACCACCCACATCACCGCGATCGCGCCGTACAGCACGTACGCGCCGACATAGGTGCCCGGATGCGTCTGCCGGGCCCCGACGGCGAACCCGACCCCCACCACCAGCGTGGCGATCGCGGCGACCAGATAGCCGCCCATGCCCTGATAGCGGACCACACCGGGGTCGGGGGTCATCCGCCCGTTGGCGGTGACCTGCCGCCCGCCGACCACACCGGCCCGCTCCGGATTCGTGATCAGTTGCGGCACAGCATAATAGGCGAGCACGACGATCACGAACACCACGACTAACCGAACCCACGAGTGCTGGGTCTCCAGGTGGCCGACGGTCGCGGAGATGGTCGGCAGATCCGCGACCCGGAACACCGCGATCAACTCCGGCACCAGGATCACCGATCCGGCCAGGCCCCACATGAGGTATCCCCAGAACTCCGCCGACCGCCCACCCGTCACCGGCCGCACGGCAACCGCATCTGTCATGGGATCGGTCTACCACCGCGATTCGACACCGGCACCATTTGCGCCGAATGTCCAGGTCGCCCACCGGTCAGTGTGCGGGGACCGTCAGGTCGTAGACGGCGACGCCGTCCACCGTGGCGGCGGTGTAGTGCTGCTGCACCCAGGCGGTGATCTTCGCGCTCTCGGTGTCGCGGTCGTTGCCGAAACCGCGACTGCCACCGAGGAAGTAGTGGATCCTGCCCTGCGCCACGTACTCCTGGAACTTCGCCAGGGTCGGCGCCGGGTCACCGCCGCTGAACCCGCCGATCGACATCACCGAGACCTCGCTCTCCAGTTGATAGGAGTTGGCCGAATGTGAGGAGACGGCCGCTCCGGCCCAGGTGTAGGAACCGGCGTTCTCCTGCAGCATCGCGATCACCTGCTCGCTCGGCTTCGCGCCGAAGCCGAACCCGCCGCCGGGACCGCCCGCGGTATTCCCGCCCGGCGCACCGGGATTCGCGCCACCACCGTTCGGGACCGGTGCGACCGGGCGGCCGGTGCGGCCCGATCCGGGGGCGCCGTTGCCTGCCGGACCGGTATCACCCGCGTCGTTGCGGGCGACCGCACCGCCCGGGTTCGGGGCGCCCGGTCCGCCACCGCGGGGACCGCCGCCGAACCCGCCCCGGCCGGGCACCCGCGGCCCGGCCGACGTACCGCCGCCGCCGTGTGCGACGGCCAGAGTGTCCGCGGTGTAGGCGATCTGGCCGGCGAGGCCGACGAATACCGCCGCCAGGCCCGCGATCACCAGGGCGCGGCCGCGCAGCGGCAGCAGCATCGCCACGGTCGCCACCACACCCGCGATCAGCACGGTCCAGCGCAACCACCCGAAGAAGTCCGGTGTCCGGGACAGGATCGACCAGGCCGTCACCACCGTAAGAGCCACGCTCAGCGCCAGTGCCGCACGCACCCACGGCCGTTCGCGCTCGCGCCAGAGCAGCACGCTGCCGCCGCCGATCAGCGCCGCGACCGCCGGGGCCGTCGTCATCGTGTAGTAGGAGTGGAAGGTACCGGTCATGAAGCTGAAGACCAGTCCGGACACCAGCAGCCAGCCGCCCCACAGCAGCAGGGCCGCCCGCTGCTCGTCGGTGCGCGAATGTCCTTCCGTCGCAACCGAACCCGCGGTGATGCGGCCGCGCAGCGCCAGGCCCGCCAGCAGCAGTACCAGCGCCGCCGGGATCAGCCAGGTGATCTGCCCGGCCAGTTCGGGCTGGAACAGCCGGGTGATGCCCGGACTCCCGGAGCGCGGGCCGCCGCCCTCGGAGTTCAGTCGCTGAATTCCGTTGTAGCCCAAGGTCAGATCGAGAACCGAGTTGTCGTCGGAGCCGCCGATGTACGGCCGGGAGCCGGCCGGCCACAACTGCGCGATCAGCACCCACCAGCCGGCGGCGAGCACCAGACCCGCACCGGCGGCGCACAATTGGCCGATCCGGATGCCGAACCGGCGCGGCCCGGCCACCAGATAGGCCAGCGCGAGCCCGGGTACGACCAGCATCACCTGCAATTGCTTTGCCAGGAAACCGAATCCGATGAACACGCCGGTGAGCACCAGCCACCGCCAGCGTCCGTCGGCCAGCGCCCGGGTCATCGCCCAGGCCGCCGCGACGATCAGGAAGGTCAGCATCGCGTCCGGGTTGTTGTACCGGAACATCAACGCCGCCACCGGAGTCAGCGCCAGCACCAGACCGGCGAGCAGGCCCGCGCCGGGGCCGAACGGCCGCCGCACGGTGGCCCACAGCACCGCCACCGACGCGACGCCGAGCAGCACCTCCGGCATCAGCATGCTGAAGCTGCCGAATCCGAACAGCCTGGCGGACAACTCCATCGGCCACAACGACAGCGGCGTCTTGTCGACGGTGACGATGTTGCCGGGGTCCAGTGATCCGAAGAAGAACGCCTTCCACGACCGCGCGCCGGATTGCACGGCCGCCGCGTAGAACTCGTTGGCCCATCCGGCCGCGGTCAGCTTCCAGAAGTAGGCGACAGCGGTGCCGATCAGCAGCAGGGCCAGGCCGGGCAGTTCCCAGCGCGGCCGTGGCGAGGGAGCCGGACTCGCCGTCTCCGGCGGCACGTCGGCTCGCGTGACAGTCTCGGTCATGGTGCCGATTCTCGGCAGCCTCACTCCGGCCCGCCTGAGGTGTCGCTGCGAATACGCTGTGAGCCGATCCGGCGCTTCGACCAGGCCATACCGCAGATGCCGGTGGCATCCGGCAACCGATATGCTGCCACCACCGCCGGAGAGGAACAGTACGGATGAGCGTGCAGATGGACGCAGTGGCCGTGTACATGCGGATGACGACGCAACGCCGTATGAGCAC from the Nocardia sp. BMG111209 genome contains:
- a CDS encoding MFS transporter yields the protein MAMPVSTARPRALMTVLVLAGITASLTQTLVVPLLGQLPQILHTSTSNATWVVTVTLLVSAVTNPVAGRLGDLYGKRRILLISVALLIAGAVVCALASSLVPMIIGRSLQGMGSGIVALGISALRDLLPPERVGSAIALISSSLGVGAALGLPIAATVMENSNWRVLFWGLAGLAALIGILIVFMVPATDTGDPEGRFDPLGAVGLGIGLVTLLLAVSKGAAWGWTSGSILTLIVVGLGSLVLWGWWELRSRYPLVDLRTTARPQVLLTNAASFVVAMGMYAQALLIPQLLQLPLDTGYGLGQSMMTMGLWMAPNGLTMVLMSPVSARLSAARGPKTTLLVGCLIIATGYAASTVMLAHTWTLLIVTMIIYTGVAFSYGAMPALIMAAVPHSETAAANGFNTLMRAAGTSVSAAVVGAVLSQMTRNYHGHSIPTSAGFHTGLLIGCGVAIMAAVITATIPIRSRLADAEPEPEPVVPAPAALRVDG
- a CDS encoding glycosyltransferase family 39 protein, producing the protein MTETVTRADVPPETASPAPSPRPRWELPGLALLLIGTAVAYFWKLTAAGWANEFYAAAVQSGARSWKAFFFGSLDPGNIVTVDKTPLSLWPMELSARLFGFGSFSMLMPEVLLGVASVAVLWATVRRPFGPGAGLLAGLVLALTPVAALMFRYNNPDAMLTFLIVAAAWAMTRALADGRWRWLVLTGVFIGFGFLAKQLQVMLVVPGLALAYLVAGPRRFGIRIGQLCAAGAGLVLAAGWWVLIAQLWPAGSRPYIGGSDDNSVLDLTLGYNGIQRLNSEGGGPRSGSPGITRLFQPELAGQITWLIPAALVLLLAGLALRGRITAGSVATEGHSRTDEQRAALLLWGGWLLVSGLVFSFMTGTFHSYYTMTTAPAVAALIGGGSVLLWRERERPWVRAALALSVALTVVTAWSILSRTPDFFGWLRWTVLIAGVVATVAMLLPLRGRALVIAGLAAVFVGLAGQIAYTADTLAVAHGGGGTSAGPRVPGRGGFGGGPRGGGPGAPNPGGAVARNDAGDTGPAGNGAPGSGRTGRPVAPVPNGGGANPGAPGGNTAGGPGGGFGFGAKPSEQVIAMLQENAGSYTWAGAAVSSHSANSYQLESEVSVMSIGGFSGGDPAPTLAKFQEYVAQGRIHYFLGGSRGFGNDRDTESAKITAWVQQHYTAATVDGVAVYDLTVPAH